A segment of the Bos taurus isolate L1 Dominette 01449 registration number 42190680 breed Hereford chromosome 8, ARS-UCD2.0, whole genome shotgun sequence genome:
TGGAGCCaataaagtatttgaaaatttaatctttttattatatatttgatgaCAGTAAAAGAGGTGTTACAGAGGAGTACATGTAATAATCATATATCTTAAAAATAAGTGCTATATACATTCTGAAGGAAACAAGATGACATTAGCTTAAGGTTGACTTGTATGGCCTTAAAGAGCAAACAAGATTCAAGTAGGAAAGATGATGAGATTCAGAGAGGTAGAAAAACCTGGAATGATGTGAGCCAAGATTTGATCTGAAAGCATAAGATGAGATTTGGAGAAAGCTGATATGTTTGGCTAGATTGGAGCATTAGTGGAGTACTGATATAAGATTTAAACTTGAACAAGTTCAAGTAGAAGAGAAGCAGAACCCTCCAGATGGTTGAAATGTTAATGCCTGGAGCACTGAAAAGGAAATGGCCTTGACCTCTGTAAGAGGAAAGTTTGGTATTAGGGAAAGCGTGTAAATGAAAGAACAACCTGGACTCTATGTTGCTTAGTATCACCTGGTGTTAAGCCATCCTATTTGAGATAGcttacaaaaaggaaagaaaggagaatgtTAGAGGTTTATCAGCGGATGTGCTGTCTATAAGCATTTTTGTAAGATCATTGTGTCTTGCTAgtctacactttaaaaaattctgttggTCTTCCTTCTCATGTTCATACAGTTTTTCTGCTCACCTGGAATCTTACATTGCTTTTCCAAAAGTCTCAAGTCATGTTGGGCATCTCAAAAGATACAGATTAATCTGACATTAAATCTGGGTTTGGCTTACATGTCTAGATGAAGAGATGTTCTTGTTGAAGTTTGGCAGTCACTTAGATGTTGAAGTCTCAATGTTTCAAACTCAGCTCAAAAATCCTTTGGAGTGTTTTGAGTTTGGTTCTTGGCAAGGCATGATTTCCTGTTTCTAAGAAAAAAGACTCATAAGAGAACCTCAATAAAGCTTCTTGGACATCAAAACAACATTTTGATGAATTAAttgtaaatgaatcagaaacatatGGATTCATTCTCTTGAGACACAcatgtgtttaaaaaaagaggGGAGTGCTTATTGCTCAAGGCTAAGTGTGTTTTGGGTTTTATCAAATGCAGAAtgcttagggggaaaaaagagtaaaaaggaTATATTATAATGTCTTCATTGTCTTTAAATAGACAGGCCCATTTAGGATCTTCTTTATTGCCACCTATTGTTATTCTAGAAGAAATTTAGCAGTCATGACTAATCACTACCAGTCATGCCTGGTAATTTACACCATTACATAGTTTTCAGTGTCAGTTGTTGAGACCTTAGGCAAGGAGTTTAAGGCTTAGGAAAGAATAggtctttttttcatattattaacAAAGTTAAAGTTGGTGAGGATTGCTGTCTCTTATGAATAACTTGTAAATCTACTCATCTTTTACTGAATACTTTTTTGTCCTCTTAAATGTAATGGCTGAAATGCAGAgcaattttctaaaaattctgtTTCAAAAACTAATGGAATGACGATGTGATACCCCTCTGCACAATTAAGATGGCTCcttcacaaaaacagaaaatatccagggttgatgaggatgtagagaaattggaaccattgtgcactgtttgtgggaatgcaaaatggtgcagctgccatggaaaacattatggcagttctgtaaaaattttaaaataaaattaccatgtgATTCAGTCATTCCATTTCTGGATATtccaccaaagaattgaaaacGGCCtccaagaggttttttttttttttttttttaatgcacttacattcataacagcattatccACAATAGCCATTGTGAGGGATTGTGTGAGCAATCTAGCATCATCTACTtcctaaagacagaaagtagaagaggATTTCCAGTGGCTGCAGGGAGAGGAGAATGGGAAGTTGCAGTTTAATAGGTAtaaagtttcaattttgcaagatgtcAAATTTTCTGGAGGTGGATGGTAGTGAtagttgcacaacagtgtgaatgtacttaacactgAAGTGTGCActtaaaaaatggttaagatggtcagttttatgctatgtatattttactaccATCTTTAAAAGCAACCAACTAAGGGATGTTTATTTGAATACTGTTGACCACAGTGGTCTCAAGTATATCAGGCATCTGTAATTCCAGattttgtcctttgctttgaTTGATTCCAGTCTCTGTACTAGAAGGATTGGTATAGTCTTATGAGAAGGTGACTGCACATATAAAACCTAATGCCAACTTAATTTTACTAACCattatttgattcagttctataGACATTTGTTCAGTGTCTTCACTGTGCAAAGAATTGTGAGAACTACAGGAAGAtgaaaaagactgtcttttcctaCTATCCATATTTTCACAATAGAGTCTGAGAGATAAAAtgagcatgtatgtatgtatgctcagtcatgtctgactctttgtgcagCCTGCCATGGCTTctatgtccataggattttccaagcaagaatactggagtgggttgccatgccctcctccaggggatcttcctgacccagggtttgaaaccatgtctcttgtgtctccttccttggcagtctgattctttacaactaggCCCCCAAATGAGCACAAATACCTATAATTACTGGCAGCCTGTGGTATAAGAGCACAAAATGGAGAAACTACTTTCAGGTAGGGGATTGGGAGAGAGGAATTTGGGGCTTGAAGAATGTGTAGAATTTCAAAAAGCAGAGAGTTTTAGTATCTGAATTCCAAGTGGCCATTGCAAGGAGTTTGGATTTACTCTGCAGGTAATAGGGAGCCACTGAAAATGTGAGCAGGAGAGTAATAACAGTGTGgtttaggaaaattattttaacagcATTTTATTGAGATTGATTGAAACTGGAAGAAATTGGACATGGAAGGCAGACACCAAGGGGaaccacaaatacacacacacctgcctcAGGCCCACCTTAGACTAAAAGTTCTATCACATTTTGCAACACATCTCCCTGACCTCAAAGGCAGTACATAGTGTTCATTATAAGGACCTAACATCTGAAAATCAATTTTGCGCTGGAGGAGGAAGCGTAATTGATTTTCCAAGTTCTGCTTCCTTGAGGATGGTCCTGTTTATTTCTGCATATTATCGTACAACTTACATCAAGTTCTAATGGAGTTATTCACATGTAGGAGAtaaaggtggagaaggcaatggagaaccccactccagtactcttgctttgaaaatcccatgggtggaggaccctggtaggctgcagtctatggggtcgctaagagtcggacacggctgatcgacttcactttcacttttcacttttatgcattggagaaggaaatggcaacccactccagtattcttgcctgaagaatcccagggatgggggagcctgatgggctgccatctatagggtcgcacagagtcagacatgactgaagcaacttagcagcaggagacaaaggagagtgTTATTTATTGGTTAAGCTTTATAAATGGCATTCTTACCACTACATAGAATACATTTTACCCTGCATGTTTCTTTCCAGCTTATGCCTATAAACATTTCATCTTGttttgagaaatgagaaaaactgTATAATTTATGGATTATATGATTGATTTAAACTATAGCTCATtccaaaaagaatgtaaaataacttaaaaataagagaaaaaaataaattgattgtATAATTAGTGTTAGTATACTAAATATATGCAATAAAAATGCTATTGTTGGTACAAAGAGGTTAAAAATGTAAGTCTGGATTTCCTAAACCAATAAAGCAAGAGGGAAAATATGCAATACAAGATTCACAGAAATGAATCTTGCTCCTCCTGGCAAAACAACATGAAATAAATACAATAGATAGCTTAATCTGATTTAATATTGTTCTCCACATTTACTTAATTCAGTTCACCAAAAAATCCATTGGGTGCTATAGAGTGGCTGAGAAACccatggtttgtcaattttaatAGATGAGACTGGAATTAATAGTCCATGAATTACTTGTTTTGGGGAGTCATCAAGATCTTTGCTTATCCCTTCCTCCTTCAAACTCTCCTAATTCTCTATTTTATTAACATCCTCTGGAAAAGAAATAAGGATTACATGAGAGGAAGTATAATTCaagtttgttaattttttcctctgtgtttaCTTACCTGATTCCTTTAGAAAATCTCAATTTTAGTCAGTATTTGGTTCttcctgtttaaaatatttaacttgaGGTCTAAACAGCCACATGGCTTTGGGCAGTGGCTCTAATCCTGAGTCTGTGCTATGTTAGCAACTAGGTAGATTGGCAGAGTGGGAAAGGCAATTTATTAAGGGTTATGTAGAACTATTAGGTTGGTATAAacgtaattgtggtttcagatgaattttaaatcattatatataggctcaaacacatctttattaatcaaaataggaaccattataaCCAACAcaattttgccaatgagaaataagtttgtttcttCTTGTAGCATAAAATTTGTGCTTTgggatttgatgaactcttggaaagcattttctgcatcctgctggttgtgaaagcatttttcctgcaaaaagttattgagatgcttgaagaagtggcaGTAGTTGGTGAGTGGTCAGAtcaatatggcagatgaggcaaaggTTCATAGCCCAATTCactcaacttttgaagcattggttgtgagATGTGTGGTTGGGCATTGTCATGGAAAAGAATTGAGCCCATTTTGTTGATCAGTGTCACCTGTAGGGGTTGCAATTTTCAGTGCATCTCTTTGATTTACTGAGCATACCTCTCAGATATAAtggttttgctgggattcagaaagctgtcaTGAAGCACCCACTTACtgagctttttcatctttccaatttgcttcaaattctGAACTACTATAGAAGGGTCAACGTTGAGTTCATTGGTAACctcttgtgtagttgtaagaaGACCAGTTTCAATGATTCTCTtagttggtcattgtcaactacTGATGGCCAGCCACTGTGATCCTCATCTTCGTTTCATcccctttgcaaaacttcttgaaccactgctgcactgtacattcattagcagttcctaggccaaatgcattgttgatgttgcgaGTCGTCTCCACTTCTTAACTgctcattttgaactcaaataagaaaattgctcgaattttgctttttgtctaacacaaaaacaaatttgctttttgtctaacaccATTTCCATAGTCTGAACTCTTaatgaatacaaaataaacagcaagtaataagccatttaggaaaaacaaacaaaatggaaaatgtgcattaaaatgatgtataacataaccacatttatttaagaatatattccaacATCAAAGGCAAATTTTAACAGTGCATAAGCAGCAATTACTTTTTGTAGCAACCTACTAGCACATGGTGTGAGGAGGTATTGGCTTGTCTGTGCCTCTGTCCTGGGTTTAATACAAAGAAGGTGAGTTAGACAGTCTCTAAATCCTTCTCAGCTCTACATTATAGAAGTTCTTTAATCTTGCTGCTCAGAGAAGACTCAAGTATGTGCCAGTATCCTTTGGTGCAGTGTTATCTTTCAGTCACCTCTATTCGACAATCTCTCACTAGGATATGTtgataataaaaagacaacttaAAAGTGCTTCTGAGTTTTCATGGGCAGGAGTCCAACAAGACTGCtttctgtaattaaaataaaaacaacaacagcaacaacagggaCATGaatgaaaggcagaggaaaagaggTTGGGATACTACCCTCGGAAGAAAATGACTCCTCTGTACACAATGGAATTTGGCAGTCTAGAttgttttgcctttatttccattcTCTTAAAACAAGAGGGAAGAAGTGTGTGGGAAGAAGTTTGTGGGCAATAGAGATGGAGGAGATAGAATTTATTTGGGGTATTGCGTGTTAGTCATTTTTCATCTGCGAATTCACCACCTGAAAGAAACATCACACAGCAACAGACGTCATTCATAAGCAAGATGTTTTGTTTTGAGAGAGACATTTATGGATGTGATTAAGCCCTGTTAAACATCCTATGCCACTGGGACCGGAAGCCTTCTCATTGTGTATTCTCTCTTGTGAAACACCAGGACTTAGGAAATACATGAACTTTAAAAACTATTCTGGCTGGACCCATGTATACTTTGGGAACTGGGGAAGGGAGATAGAGTAATTCAACTACTCAAGCTTTGATTGTTTGGAAATTTAGTCGTAAATCACCCAGATGATTTCCTTAATTTTCCGTGTCCTTTTTCTGGAAGTAGATAGTGTGGATTTTGCATCCAAAAGCAACTTATTCTTTTCATTTAGCTATAATACTTCAGATTTTGTCCATGGTAATTTACTGGTACAACTTGGAGCAATCAGTATACACACATTTACAGTAATTCTCCACAATGTTGCTCGTGATGGTCTTAATCTAAAACTAATGGACAGGGTTTATTTTTAGTGTAACCTCAGTATTTTGCTAGAAGGAATGAAAAAGTCTTTACAAAAAGAAAGGACAAATAGCTTTTGTAGTACAGTAAAGCCCTGGGTTAATATATATCCATGTAACTCACTGACTAAACAGACACACTGGTGAATAATCTGAAAGGGTGGTAGCCATGATGTAGACCTGTGATGTGGGTTTTTCCTTTCCCACATTTGGCCATAACTGGAAAATATTCCACACTTTATTGACAACTCAAATTACCAAATCTGAAtttgatgtgtttgttttttttttttaactgctaacAGCAAATGTTTATTCATGATTGAAGCCAGAAGAATTTATAAACGCATTTTAATACCTTGCTGATAAAATAACATTACATCTTTGCAACCTTGTAAGGAATACAGAAGATATTGTAAAGGCTTTGTGTATCTACTATAACCAGGTAatcagaacacacatacacacatacaccaccACCCACTTTAGTGTTACCCCATACCAACTTTTCAGAAAGGCCATCTTTAAAGCTCTACTGGGTAACTGAGTaaatagagtccaaaagactggggagaagggaagaaagatgaAAATGATAAGCAGCACACATTTCAAAGCCCACTTATAAGCACACGACATtatgaatattgaaaaaaaaggggtggggggaaggcaATTAAGCATTTTCAGAGAGCGTATTTTGGCAATATTCAACGCATAAGGAGCCTGTGCTTGGGACCATCCACTCTCTCCAGCTTCTCAAAGTGTTTCCTGGCATTGCGAATGTTGATCAGAGTAGCCGCAGAAGGGATCGACGGATCCGACATAACCACCATCACGTACGTGTTTGATGTGAAGATGTCGATGAAAGCAGCGAAGTTAGAATTCCTAACTTCCATGCTCTGGAAAGAAGTGGCCAATTTACTGCAGCTCAGCTTGAACTGCTTAATTATGTTGCTGATCTTCTCGAATCGGTGGACATCACGCTGCTCTTTGCACTGGTAATGGGAGATGACCAAGAACGTGGCTCTCTCGAACAGCAGAACTTCATCGGCCTCAATAATCTGGGCAAAATTCCTGAGATTCATCTCCAGCTGCTGGACATTTGGAATCAGCTGATAGACAATACTGGACCAGGCTTTGTAGAGCGTTTCATCCCAGATGGATGTTCGAAAACAAGCACACTCCAGCGGGCGAGACAAACGCCTCAGGTCTTCCTCTCGCTCTTTAAAAATCAGGTCACGctgatcttcctgaaccagatcCATCTTGTGCACCAAGCAGAAGATTTTGGCATCAGGAGAGTTCTGGAGGATGGCCTCCAGACACG
Coding sequences within it:
- the LOC539009 gene encoding ras-related GTP-binding protein A, with protein sequence MPNTAMKKKVLLMGKSGSGKTSMRSIIFANYIARDTRRLGATIDVEHSHVRFLGNLVLNLWDCGGQDTFMENYFTSQRDNIFRNVEVLIYVFDVESRELEKDMHYYQSCLEAILQNSPDAKIFCLVHKMDLVQEDQRDLIFKEREEDLRRLSRPLECACFRTSIWDETLYKAWSSIVYQLIPNVQQLEMNLRNFAQIIEADEVLLFERATFLVISHYQCKEQRDVHRFEKISNIIKQFKLSCSKLATSFQSMEVRNSNFAAFIDIFTSNTYVMVVMSDPSIPSAATLINIRNARKHFEKLERVDGPKHRLLMR